The Enterobacter huaxiensis sequence CAATTTCCGGGCGCAGGCCCGTCGCCGCGATAACCACGTCTGCGTCAACGCTGCGGTTGCGGTCGAGCGTAGCGCGAATACCGCTCCCGGTTTTCGTCAGACCCTGTAGCTGAGATTTCAGCAGCAGATGCACGCCCATGTCGGTCAGACGATGCTGTAAGCGGCTGCTCACTTCTGCGGGCATCAGCGCCGACAGGATGCTGGCAGCATGATCGACCAGGGTAACGGATTTACCCGCACGGCAGAAATCCATCGCCAGTTCGGTGCCAATTAAACCGCCGCCGACAATCATTACCCGCTGCGCGTCACGAAGCCCCGTTTCGCTGGCCTGATACTCCTGCTGGCTGTTCAGCGTGATCATCAGCTCACGGCCCTCAACAGGCGGCACAAAGGCGGAAGCCCCCGTCGCCAGCACCAGCCTGTCGTACTGCCAGGATTTATCTTTCGCTTTCACCACGCGTGCAGCGGCGTCGATATCGGTGACCCAGGTGTACGGGAACAGGCGCAGGTTAAACTGTTCCGCGAACTCCCCCGCCGTCTGGCGGGTGAGGTCTTCGGCGCGCTGATTCTGGCTCATCACGTGGCTT is a genomic window containing:
- the norW gene encoding NADH:flavorubredoxin reductase NorW, whose translation is MSNGIVIIGSGFAARQLVKNIRKQDASVPLTVIAADSMDEYNKPDLSHVMSQNQRAEDLTRQTAGEFAEQFNLRLFPYTWVTDIDAAARVVKAKDKSWQYDRLVLATGASAFVPPVEGRELMITLNSQQEYQASETGLRDAQRVMIVGGGLIGTELAMDFCRAGKSVTLVDHAASILSALMPAEVSSRLQHRLTDMGVHLLLKSQLQGLTKTGSGIRATLDRNRSVDADVVIAATGLRPEIALAHRAGAETNRGVKVDSYLQTTQPDIYALGDCAEINGQVLPFLQPIQLSAMYLAKNLLGGSAPLKLPAMLVKVKTPELPLHLAGETQRQDLNWNIAIEPQGMVARGADNEGQLRAFVVSEDRMKEAFALLKLIPA